A part of Campylobacter ureolyticus ACS-301-V-Sch3b genomic DNA contains:
- the alr gene encoding alanine racemase, which yields MSVVFAKINLNNLKQNFFNLKKFVGDDIKFCALIKANAYGHGSVEIAKSYAEFGADYLAVARVNEGEELRKNGINLPILLLGYSDEVKKALLNNLELCVFNYEYATTINEIAKSLNLKAKIHIKLDTGMARLGFVVRDEKSILETTLTCLKISKLSNIEIVGVFTHFAKSDSADKSFTNLQLKRFNAQIYDFEKNGLKIPLKHVSNSAAILDTQTANLNMVRSGIVGFGFYPSDEVKKSVDLKPVMSLYAMISNIKILKPNTPISYGGVYTTKDYEKIVTICIGYGDGFLREQNNPEVLINNVKCPVVGRICMDQCMVKVPFDMEVKVGEYATIFDEGDFNASNLAKRCDTISYEILSLVASRVKRIYYKDGKIID from the coding sequence ATGTCAGTAGTTTTTGCAAAAATAAATTTGAATAATTTAAAACAAAATTTTTTTAATTTAAAAAAATTTGTTGGAGATGATATAAAGTTTTGTGCTCTTATAAAGGCAAATGCTTATGGGCATGGAAGCGTGGAAATAGCTAAAAGTTACGCTGAGTTTGGTGCTGATTATCTAGCAGTAGCAAGAGTAAATGAAGGTGAAGAGTTAAGAAAAAATGGTATAAATTTGCCTATTTTACTCCTTGGATACAGCGATGAAGTAAAAAAAGCTCTATTAAACAACCTTGAGCTTTGTGTTTTTAACTACGAATATGCAACCACTATAAATGAAATAGCAAAATCCTTAAATTTGAAGGCCAAAATTCATATCAAGCTTGATACAGGAATGGCAAGACTTGGTTTTGTGGTACGCGATGAAAAAAGCATTTTAGAAACAACTTTAACTTGTTTAAAAATTTCAAAACTCTCAAATATAGAAATAGTTGGTGTTTTTACTCATTTTGCTAAATCAGATAGTGCTGATAAGAGCTTTACAAACCTACAACTTAAAAGATTTAATGCTCAAATTTATGATTTTGAAAAAAATGGGCTTAAAATACCATTAAAACATGTCTCAAACTCAGCAGCTATTTTAGATACACAAACTGCAAATTTAAATATGGTAAGAAGTGGAATAGTTGGTTTTGGATTTTATCCATCAGATGAAGTTAAAAAAAGCGTAGATTTAAAGCCTGTTATGAGCCTTTATGCTATGATTTCAAATATTAAGATTTTAAAACCAAATACCCCAATTAGCTATGGTGGAGTTTACACAACAAAAGATTATGAAAAAATTGTAACGATTTGCATCGGTTATGGTGATGGATTTTTAAGAGAGCAAAATAATCCAGAGGTTTTAATTAATAATGTAAAATGCCCAGTAGTTGGGCGAATATGTATGGATCAATGTATGGTAAAAGTGCCTTTTGATATGGAAGTTAAAGTTGGTGAATATGCAACAATTTTTGATGAAGGTGATTTTAACGCTTCAAATTTAGCCAAAAGATGCGATACTATAAGTTATGAAATTTTATCTTTAGTAGCTTCAAGGGTTAAAAGAATTTATTACAAAGATGGCAAAATTATAGATTAA
- the argJ gene encoding bifunctional glutamate N-acetyltransferase/amino-acid acetyltransferase ArgJ: MFDMISLKGGLENVDGFYFDGVHSGVKKKNNDLGFIRSDEEFLISACFTTNKFKAAPLRHFLKYPKNFKTNFILLNSKNANAMTGEKGIDDIDEIFKELGKKIKLINPIMSSTGVIGQRLDKEKIIKGLDKFDFYARNSDAVAKSIMTTDKFKKELSFRVDLENGKSFNIAAICKGAGMINPAMATMLCYILTDANIPKDDMDELLKSSIENSFNAVSVDGDTSTNDTVMLISSGKKDYDKQAFKTALNMITLNLALMLVKDGEGSSKVVAFEVNGAKDDKEAMKAAKALSNSLLVKTAIFGEDPNWGRIASTIGASGVECSEESLVIKYDDVLVYDINHPELDEEREQKAHVIMQKESFKISCDLGIADGKFCAYGCDLGHKYVDINASYRS; the protein is encoded by the coding sequence ATGTTTGATATGATTTCGCTAAAAGGCGGACTTGAAAATGTTGATGGGTTTTATTTTGATGGAGTGCATTCAGGCGTAAAGAAAAAAAATAATGATTTAGGATTTATAAGAAGTGATGAAGAGTTTTTAATAAGTGCGTGTTTTACTACGAACAAATTTAAAGCCGCACCACTTAGACATTTTTTAAAATACCCTAAAAATTTTAAAACAAATTTTATACTTTTAAACTCAAAAAACGCAAATGCTATGACTGGTGAAAAAGGCATAGACGATATTGATGAAATTTTTAAAGAACTTGGCAAAAAAATAAAATTAATCAATCCTATAATGAGCTCTACTGGTGTTATTGGCCAAAGACTTGATAAAGAAAAAATCATAAAAGGTTTGGATAAGTTTGATTTTTATGCTAGAAACTCAGACGCTGTTGCAAAATCTATAATGACAACCGATAAGTTTAAAAAAGAACTTAGTTTTAGAGTTGATTTAGAAAATGGCAAAAGTTTTAATATAGCTGCTATTTGCAAAGGTGCAGGTATGATAAACCCAGCAATGGCTACTATGCTATGTTATATTTTAACTGATGCTAATATCCCAAAAGATGATATGGATGAACTTCTAAAATCAAGCATTGAAAATAGTTTTAATGCTGTTAGTGTGGATGGTGACACATCTACAAATGATACTGTTATGCTTATAAGTAGTGGCAAAAAAGACTATGATAAACAAGCTTTTAAAACCGCACTTAATATGATAACTTTAAATTTAGCTTTAATGCTTGTAAAAGATGGTGAAGGCTCAAGCAAAGTCGTAGCTTTTGAAGTAAATGGCGCTAAAGATGATAAAGAGGCCATGAAAGCAGCTAAGGCTTTATCAAATTCGCTTTTAGTAAAAACAGCAATTTTTGGAGAAGACCCAAACTGGGGACGAATAGCTTCAACCATTGGAGCAAGTGGTGTTGAGTGCAGCGAAGAAAGTTTGGTTATAAAATATGATGATGTTTTAGTTTATGATATTAATCACCCTGAGCTTGATGAAGAAAGAGAGCAAAAAGCTCATGTTATAATGCAAAAAGAAAGTTTTAAAATAAGTTGTGATTTAGGTATCGCAGATGGTAAATTTTGCGCTTATGGGTGTGATTTGGGTCATAAATATGTCGATATAAATGCAAGTTATAGATCTTAA
- a CDS encoding PAS domain-containing protein encodes MKRPIPKDKEIPLDPNKWIISKTDPKGVITYANDYFIDVCQYSKEELIGQPHNIVRHPDMPRIAFKLMWDTIKQNKDFKALVKNLAKDGRYYWVLTKFETVVDPVSNEIVSYTAYRKAAPKNAIKEIIPIYKKLVELERVGGMEQSGEYLAKFLKDNNTTYEKFLDKITEGKTNIFDGLLKSIIGIFKK; translated from the coding sequence ATGAAAAGACCTATACCAAAAGATAAGGAAATTCCACTCGATCCTAATAAGTGGATAATTTCAAAAACAGATCCAAAAGGCGTTATAACTTATGCAAATGACTATTTTATAGATGTTTGTCAATATAGCAAAGAAGAGCTTATAGGACAACCACATAACATAGTTCGCCACCCTGATATGCCAAGGATAGCATTTAAGCTTATGTGGGATACAATAAAACAAAATAAAGATTTTAAAGCTTTAGTTAAAAATTTAGCAAAAGATGGAAGATACTATTGGGTTTTAACAAAATTTGAAACCGTCGTTGACCCAGTATCAAATGAAATTGTATCATATACGGCTTACAGAAAAGCAGCTCCTAAGAATGCCATAAAAGAGATAATTCCTATCTATAAAAAACTTGTAGAACTTGAAAGAGTTGGTGGTATGGAACAAAGTGGGGAGTATTTAGCTAAGTTTTTAAAAGACAATAACACTACTTATGAAAAGTTTTTAGATAAAATTACAGAGGGAAAAACAAATATTTTTGATGGTTTGCTTAAGTCTATAATTGGTATTTTTAAAAAATAA
- a CDS encoding potassium channel family protein: MSFWDRVRKFLNWTRSSKPDVNLNFEFYEQLKPFRLPLILLVSLMLIGTLGYMAFSGFSLSDGFYQAGMTFTTVGFTEVAEISPAGRIFTVAFIFAGFGAFTFSLGVVIESLKKGFLVNAIRERNMVNKIARLKNHFVICYHNIYTIELAKQFRENHIPFVVIDTSDDLSKIAHDNKYPYFIQGEPHTELSLLKSHLSSAKGVIALSSNIADNIAIIATVRLYEKELELKKPYFVMSVSDNDLDADKLKKLGADSVILPSKLAAQRLSAISVRPDMENILERFLYKKDSLIDIEEIIVPSHSWVRFKRLRETRLREITSADIVGIKDENNKFTPMPGGDAIIGTNATLLVIGTAEGINYTRKLINGRYKPQELKYV; the protein is encoded by the coding sequence ATGTCTTTTTGGGATAGAGTTCGTAAATTTCTCAACTGGACAAGATCTTCAAAACCTGATGTAAATCTTAACTTTGAATTTTACGAACAGTTAAAACCGTTTAGATTACCATTAATTCTTCTTGTTTCACTTATGCTAATTGGAACTTTAGGATATATGGCTTTTAGCGGTTTTTCTTTAAGTGATGGATTTTATCAAGCAGGGATGACCTTTACAACTGTCGGATTTACCGAAGTTGCCGAGATTTCTCCAGCTGGGAGAATTTTTACTGTAGCATTTATTTTTGCTGGTTTTGGAGCTTTTACATTTTCTTTAGGTGTTGTTATAGAAAGCCTAAAAAAAGGCTTTTTAGTAAATGCCATTAGGGAGAGAAATATGGTAAATAAAATAGCAAGATTAAAAAATCACTTTGTTATTTGCTATCACAATATCTATACAATTGAGCTTGCAAAGCAATTTAGAGAAAATCATATCCCTTTTGTTGTTATTGACACAAGTGATGATTTGAGTAAGATTGCTCATGATAATAAATATCCTTATTTTATACAAGGCGAACCTCATACCGAACTTTCACTTTTAAAATCTCATCTTTCTAGTGCAAAAGGTGTTATTGCACTTAGTTCAAATATAGCTGATAATATTGCAATAATTGCAACTGTAAGATTATATGAAAAAGAGCTTGAACTTAAAAAGCCATATTTTGTTATGAGTGTTTCTGATAATGATTTAGATGCAGATAAGCTTAAAAAGCTTGGCGCAGACTCAGTTATACTTCCATCAAAACTTGCCGCTCAGCGTCTTAGTGCTATAAGTGTAAGACCAGATATGGAAAATATCTTAGAAAGATTTTTATATAAAAAAGACTCTTTAATTGATATTGAGGAAATTATAGTTCCAAGTCATTCTTGGGTTAGATTTAAAAGACTTCGTGAAACTAGACTCAGAGAAATTACAAGTGCTGATATAGTTGGAATAAAAGATGAAAATAATAAATTTACTCCTATGCCTGGCGGTGATGCTATAATAGGCACAAATGCCACACTTTTAGTTATAGGTACGGCTGAGGGGATAAATTATACAAGAAAACTTATAAATGGTAGATATAAACCGCAGGAGTTAAAATATGTTTGA
- a CDS encoding 3'-5' exonuclease, producing MKKVNKLENFIDLLSQKSINYHDFLIKSSEIDEIKFDPKDFNMWHASGLEVVKKDNGKVTIATKDKEIKDEIFCITDIETNGGIKEGQIIEIGAVKLKNGLVLDKFESFIKADFIPEEISDLTGIKVSDLDNAPNLATVLERFKLFLGTSTFVAHNVKFDYDFISKSLEKLDYGVLLNRRICTIELARRTIPSAKYGLGSLKELLGIHNAHHRALNDAISAAIIFKVALERLPWTVQTVEDLIHFSKTAKSVKIVEKKE from the coding sequence ATGAAAAAAGTTAATAAATTAGAAAATTTTATAGATTTGCTTTCTCAAAAATCAATTAATTATCATGATTTTTTAATAAAATCAAGTGAGATTGATGAGATAAAATTTGACCCAAAAGATTTTAATATGTGGCACGCTTCAGGACTTGAAGTAGTAAAAAAAGATAATGGAAAAGTAACAATTGCTACAAAAGATAAAGAGATTAAAGATGAAATTTTTTGCATTACAGATATTGAGACAAATGGCGGCATAAAAGAGGGACAAATCATAGAAATAGGAGCAGTAAAATTAAAAAATGGTCTAGTTTTAGATAAATTTGAAAGCTTTATAAAAGCTGATTTTATTCCTGAAGAAATTAGTGATTTAACTGGAATTAAAGTTAGTGATTTAGACAATGCTCCAAATTTAGCCACCGTGCTTGAGAGATTTAAACTTTTTTTAGGAACCAGTACTTTTGTAGCTCATAATGTTAAATTTGATTATGATTTTATAAGCAAAAGTTTGGAAAAATTAGACTATGGAGTGCTTTTAAATAGGCGAATTTGCACTATTGAGCTAGCCAGACGAACAATACCATCTGCTAAATACGGACTTGGATCATTAAAAGAGCTTTTAGGTATTCATAACGCTCATCATAGAGCCTTAAATGATGCAATAAGTGCAGCAATAATATTTAAAGTAGCACTTGAAAGACTTCCTTGGACGGTTCAAACAGTAGAGGATTTAATACATTTTTCAAAAACAGCAAAAAGCGTTAAAATAGTAGAAAAGAAAGAGTAA
- the lon gene encoding endopeptidase La gives MKISQNTLPIITMNGQFLYPFMITPIFIHESDELETLEFAIKNETMILVANEKENATSKNKFENIYNAGVVGNIMRKVDLPDGRVKILFQGAYKAKIVKEISQKPLLAEIKQIEIEIPTDNKIEPLLNILKQKIKTLNSMNGYFSQDLLRTIEESSDAIRVLDLTLSALRLTKDKAYEFFIKENLEELYFDTIDYIIQEIEANRLEKEIKSKVHSKIEKTNKEYFLKEQLKQIQKELGNENEKEEEVLEYRKKLDLKKPFMSDEAYKEIKKQIDKFARLHPDSADASMAQSYLDWVLEIPFENLAKKKSSMSDVKKQLDSDHYALTKPKDRIVEYFALRELLELRGLKDKVNNGIILCLAGPPGVGKTSLANSVAKALKRELVRIALGGLEDVNELRGHRRTYVGAMPGRIVQGLIDAKQMNPVMVLDEIDKISRNFRGDPTAVLLEVLDPEQNNNFRDYYLNFNIDLSKIIFIATANDIGSIPPALRDRMEFIFLSSYTPQEKFQIAKKYLIPQELKKHGLKASDVNITDAALKLLISDYTRESGVRNLRRKIADILRKTAVKILNQEKNEKVLVNNRNLEEFVDKKVFEIDAVDKKDLIGIVNGLAWTAVGGDVLKIEAIKIKGKGKLNITGQLGDVMKESAIIAFSVVKVLIDENKLEIPKKIYEKAHISESEKSENSQNLKNNNEQIYNLFDLHLHVPEGATPKDGPSAGITMAVAIASILSNKKVKADIAMTGEITLSGKVLPIGGLKEKLIAAHKAGIKKVLIPRKNYERDLDELPNEVKDAIEIIPVDIIDDVLKNALA, from the coding sequence ATGAAAATTTCACAAAATACTTTGCCTATTATCACAATGAATGGGCAATTTTTATATCCATTCATGATAACGCCTATTTTCATTCATGAAAGTGATGAGCTTGAAACCTTGGAGTTTGCCATAAAAAATGAAACTATGATTTTAGTAGCAAATGAAAAGGAAAATGCCACTTCAAAAAACAAATTTGAAAATATTTATAATGCCGGTGTTGTTGGAAATATAATGAGAAAAGTAGATCTTCCAGATGGAAGAGTTAAAATTTTATTTCAAGGAGCTTATAAAGCTAAAATTGTAAAAGAAATTTCACAAAAACCGCTTTTAGCTGAAATAAAACAAATAGAGATAGAAATTCCAACTGATAATAAAATAGAACCACTTTTAAATATTTTAAAACAAAAAATAAAAACACTAAATTCTATGAATGGCTACTTTTCGCAAGATTTATTAAGAACAATTGAAGAAAGTAGTGATGCTATAAGGGTTCTTGATCTAACTCTAAGTGCTTTAAGGCTTACAAAAGATAAAGCTTATGAATTTTTTATAAAAGAAAATTTAGAAGAGCTTTACTTTGATACGATTGATTATATCATCCAAGAAATAGAGGCAAATAGACTTGAAAAAGAGATAAAGTCAAAAGTTCACTCAAAAATAGAAAAAACAAACAAAGAGTATTTTTTAAAAGAGCAATTAAAGCAAATTCAAAAAGAACTTGGCAATGAAAATGAAAAAGAAGAAGAAGTTTTAGAATATAGAAAAAAACTTGATCTTAAAAAGCCATTTATGAGTGATGAGGCGTATAAAGAGATAAAAAAACAGATTGATAAATTTGCAAGACTTCATCCTGACTCAGCTGATGCATCAATGGCTCAAAGCTACTTAGACTGGGTTTTAGAAATTCCTTTTGAAAATCTAGCAAAGAAAAAAAGCTCTATGAGTGATGTTAAAAAACAACTTGATAGTGATCATTACGCACTCACAAAACCAAAAGACAGAATAGTTGAATATTTTGCTTTGCGTGAGCTTTTGGAACTTCGTGGACTGAAAGATAAAGTAAATAATGGCATAATTTTATGTCTTGCAGGACCTCCTGGAGTTGGTAAAACAAGCCTTGCAAACTCAGTTGCAAAAGCTTTAAAAAGAGAACTTGTTAGAATAGCTCTTGGCGGACTTGAAGATGTAAATGAGCTTCGTGGCCATAGACGAACTTATGTGGGTGCAATGCCTGGAAGAATAGTTCAAGGCTTAATTGATGCAAAACAAATGAATCCTGTTATGGTGCTTGATGAAATAGATAAAATCTCAAGAAATTTTAGAGGTGATCCAACAGCTGTTTTATTAGAAGTGCTCGATCCTGAACAAAACAATAATTTTAGAGATTATTATTTAAATTTTAATATTGATTTAAGCAAGATTATATTTATAGCAACAGCAAATGATATAGGAAGTATCCCTCCTGCACTTAGAGATAGAATGGAGTTTATATTTTTAAGCTCTTACACACCACAAGAAAAATTTCAAATTGCAAAAAAATATCTTATCCCGCAAGAACTTAAAAAGCACGGACTTAAAGCAAGTGATGTAAATATAACTGATGCAGCATTAAAATTACTTATAAGTGATTATACAAGGGAAAGTGGCGTTAGAAATTTAAGAAGAAAAATAGCCGATATTTTAAGAAAAACAGCAGTTAAAATCTTAAATCAAGAAAAAAATGAAAAAGTCCTAGTAAACAATAGAAATCTAGAAGAATTTGTAGATAAAAAAGTCTTTGAAATAGATGCTGTTGATAAAAAAGATCTGATTGGTATAGTAAATGGTCTTGCATGGACGGCAGTTGGGGGAGATGTTTTAAAAATAGAAGCTATTAAAATAAAAGGCAAAGGAAAGCTTAATATAACTGGGCAACTTGGTGATGTTATGAAAGAATCCGCCATAATTGCTTTTAGTGTAGTAAAAGTCTTAATAGATGAAAATAAGCTTGAAATTCCAAAAAAGATATATGAAAAAGCCCATATAAGTGAAAGTGAAAAAAGCGAAAATAGTCAGAATTTAAAAAATAACAACGAACAAATTTATAATCTTTTTGATCTTCACTTACATGTTCCAGAAGGCGCAACCCCAAAAGATGGCCCTAGTGCTGGTATAACAATGGCTGTAGCTATTGCTTCTATTTTATCAAATAAAAAAGTTAAAGCTGATATTGCAATGACAGGTGAAATTACTTTAAGTGGAAAAGTTTTACCTATTGGAGGGCTTAAAGAAAAGCTAATTGCAGCTCATAAAGCTGGTATAAAAAAAGTGTTAATTCCTAGAAAAAACTATGAAAGAGATCTTGATGAGCTTCCAAATGAAGTAAAAGATGCTATTGAAATAATACCGGTTGATATTATAGATGATGTTTTAAAAAATGCGTTAGCTTAA
- the rpe gene encoding ribulose-phosphate 3-epimerase: protein MYVAPSILSADFANLESEIKAVCEAGADLIHIDVMDGHFVPNLTIGPVVVNAAKKSSSVPLDVHLMVENPSFFVEMFLGIKPKFLGFHIEAENHPLRLIDHIRNNGISPAIVLNPHTPISSLKHIINSVDMVLLMSVNPGFGGQKFMPIVIDKTKELKELIYKTNSICMIEVDGGVNGLNVAELDEAGADIVVAGSYIFSSNDYETAIRSLKV, encoded by the coding sequence ATGTATGTAGCACCAAGTATTTTATCAGCTGATTTTGCAAATTTAGAAAGTGAAATAAAAGCAGTTTGTGAAGCTGGAGCTGATCTTATCCACATAGATGTAATGGATGGACATTTTGTACCAAATTTAACAATTGGGCCTGTTGTTGTAAATGCAGCTAAAAAGTCAAGTTCAGTGCCTTTAGATGTTCATCTAATGGTTGAAAACCCAAGCTTTTTTGTAGAGATGTTTTTAGGGATTAAACCTAAATTTCTAGGATTTCATATTGAGGCTGAAAACCACCCTTTAAGATTAATTGATCACATTAGAAATAATGGAATTTCTCCTGCTATTGTTTTAAACCCACACACACCAATAAGCTCACTAAAACATATCATAAATAGTGTTGATATGGTTCTTTTAATGAGTGTAAATCCAGGATTTGGTGGGCAAAAATTTATGCCTATTGTAATAGATAAAACAAAAGAATTAAAAGAGCTTATATATAAAACAAACTCAATTTGCATGATAGAAGTTGATGGTGGTGTAAATGGGCTTAATGTAGCTGAACTTGATGAAGCTGGAGCTGATATAGTAGTAGCTGGAAGTTATATATTTTCATCAAATGATTATGAAACTGCGATTAGATCTTTAAAAGTATGA
- the bamD gene encoding outer membrane protein assembly factor BamD: protein MKVKILTLFFTLIFMVGCSTKSSGLYNLRPEIWYNHIMADIKANDLKEADKHYNQFASEHVASPLLEPTLLVMALANTDEGRYTRANELLDEYIRRYGTKEKIEYAKFLKIKANYDSFQRPNRNQNLMQYSIIEIENFLSEYPNTQYKPLLETMLIKFKLAVYHLNENIKDLYAQKGRDVSAKIYEEKLQNSALKDANLSAPNLPWYRAFFE from the coding sequence ATGAAAGTTAAAATTTTAACTCTTTTTTTTACGCTCATTTTTATGGTGGGTTGCAGCACAAAGTCATCTGGACTTTACAATCTAAGACCTGAAATTTGGTATAACCACATAATGGCAGATATAAAAGCAAATGATTTAAAAGAAGCTGATAAACACTACAACCAATTTGCAAGCGAACATGTCGCCTCACCACTTCTTGAACCAACACTTTTGGTTATGGCACTAGCAAATACAGATGAGGGCAGATACACAAGGGCAAATGAGCTTTTAGATGAATATATAAGAAGATATGGAACAAAAGAAAAAATAGAATATGCTAAGTTTTTAAAAATAAAAGCAAATTATGACTCTTTCCAAAGACCAAATAGAAATCAAAATTTGATGCAATATAGCATAATAGAAATTGAAAATTTCCTATCAGAGTATCCAAATACCCAATATAAACCGCTTTTAGAGACTATGCTTATTAAATTTAAGCTTGCAGTTTATCATCTAAATGAAAATATAAAAGATTTGTATGCTCAAAAAGGAAGAGATGTATCAGCTAAAATTTATGAAGAAAAACTTCAAAACTCAGCTTTAAAAGATGCAAATTTATCAGCTCCAAATCTTCCTTGGTATAGAGCATTTTTCGAATAA
- the rpmB gene encoding 50S ribosomal protein L28 — MAKRCAITGKGPMVGHSVSHANNKNKKRFLPNLRTIRVVLEDGTTRRIKVAASTLRTMKKQSR, encoded by the coding sequence ATGGCAAAAAGATGTGCTATTACAGGAAAAGGCCCAATGGTAGGCCATAGCGTAAGTCACGCTAACAACAAAAATAAAAAAAGATTTTTACCAAATCTTAGAACCATAAGAGTTGTTTTAGAAGATGGAACAACTAGAAGAATTAAAGTTGCAGCATCAACTTTAAGAACTATGAAAAAACAATCTAGATAG
- a CDS encoding saccharopine dehydrogenase family protein produces MANLLIIGAGGVSQVATYKAAANCDVFSKITLASRTKSKCDKIAKFIKERLGVEIQTAQIDADDTDAVASLIKKTGAEILLNVALPYQDLTLMDACVKAKINYIDTANYEHPDTAKFEYKLQWAKDDEFKKAGVLGLLGSGFDPGVTNVFCAYAQQYLFDEIHYIDILDCNAGDHGYAFATNFNPEINLREVSANGRYWKKTHNSTNERKTNWKNDEWVETKPMEIGFKWNYPEIGVKDSYLLYHEELESLSKNIKGLKQIRFFMTFGQSYLTHMKCLENVGMLRIDEVEHNGVKIVPIQFLKTLLPDPASLGARTKGKTNIGCVIRGVKDGKEKQIYIYNVCDHEECYAQTGAQGVSYTTGVPAMIGAKMIALGKWSGKGVFNMEEFDAKPFMDELNKQGLPWKIIEMKPGESYKVGEI; encoded by the coding sequence ATGGCAAATTTACTAATAATTGGAGCTGGTGGAGTTAGCCAAGTTGCAACTTACAAAGCTGCTGCAAATTGTGATGTCTTTAGCAAAATAACTCTTGCAAGTAGAACAAAAAGCAAATGTGATAAAATAGCAAAATTTATAAAAGAGCGCCTTGGAGTAGAGATTCAAACCGCACAAATTGATGCTGATGATACAGACGCAGTTGCTAGTCTCATCAAAAAAACAGGTGCTGAAATTTTACTAAATGTCGCACTTCCATATCAAGATTTAACACTAATGGACGCTTGCGTAAAAGCTAAAATTAACTACATCGATACTGCAAATTACGAGCATCCAGATACTGCTAAGTTTGAGTATAAACTTCAATGGGCCAAAGATGATGAGTTTAAAAAAGCTGGGGTTTTGGGACTTTTAGGAAGTGGCTTTGACCCGGGTGTTACAAATGTATTTTGTGCCTATGCACAGCAATATCTCTTTGATGAAATTCACTATATCGACATACTTGATTGCAACGCTGGAGACCACGGATATGCATTTGCAACTAACTTTAACCCAGAGATAAATTTAAGAGAAGTTTCAGCAAATGGACGATACTGGAAAAAAACTCATAACTCAACTAATGAGCGAAAAACAAACTGGAAAAATGATGAGTGGGTAGAGACAAAACCTATGGAGATTGGCTTTAAATGGAACTATCCAGAAATTGGCGTAAAAGATAGTTATCTTTTATATCATGAAGAGCTTGAAAGTCTTAGCAAAAATATCAAAGGTTTAAAACAAATTAGATTTTTTATGACATTTGGACAGAGCTATTTAACCCATATGAAATGCCTTGAAAATGTTGGAATGCTTCGCATCGACGAGGTCGAGCATAATGGCGTAAAAATAGTTCCTATTCAGTTTTTAAAGACACTTTTACCAGATCCTGCGAGCTTAGGTGCAAGAACAAAGGGCAAGACCAATATCGGATGTGTGATTCGCGGAGTAAAAGATGGCAAAGAAAAACAAATTTACATCTATAATGTTTGCGACCACGAAGAGTGCTATGCCCAAACTGGAGCTCAAGGAGTAAGCTATACAACAGGAGTTCCAGCGATGATTGGTGCAAAAATGATAGCCCTTGGAAAGTGGAGTGGTAAAGGTGTGTTTAATATGGAGGAATTTGACGCAAAACCTTTTATGGATGAGCTTAACAAGCAAGGACTTCCTTGGAAGATAATTGAGATGAAACCAGGTGAAAGCTATAAAGTGGGCGAAATTTAA